A genomic segment from Pseudosulfitobacter sp. DSM 107133 encodes:
- a CDS encoding phosphoadenylyl-sulfate reductase: MLHLAKETLPEGSVSADLHLQVAELNDRLRHHGATDVLRAAVNEIEGLALVSSFGAESVALLHLVAMVDSSVPVLFIDTEMLFTETLVYQQEVAERLHLKDLRIIRADDHELHIEDPDGTLHQFDTDACCALRKTRPLQNALADHGGWITGRKRYQSGQRAQLEFFEVEEAPTGARIKVNPLARWTPEDVREYMTENRLPRHPLVAQGYPSIGCAPCTSPVAEGEDPRAGRWRNSQKDECGIHFVDGKMVRTGAQQ, translated from the coding sequence ATGCTTCATCTTGCCAAGGAAACTCTCCCCGAAGGGTCGGTCTCCGCAGACCTGCACCTTCAGGTGGCAGAGCTGAACGACCGGCTGCGCCATCACGGCGCAACCGATGTTTTGCGCGCCGCGGTGAACGAGATCGAGGGCCTTGCCCTTGTCTCCAGCTTTGGTGCGGAATCAGTGGCGCTGTTGCACCTCGTGGCGATGGTGGATTCCTCGGTGCCGGTGTTGTTCATCGACACCGAAATGCTGTTCACAGAAACACTGGTCTACCAACAGGAGGTGGCCGAACGGCTGCACCTGAAAGATTTGCGCATTATCCGTGCCGACGACCACGAACTGCACATCGAAGACCCCGATGGCACGCTGCACCAGTTCGACACCGATGCCTGCTGCGCCCTGCGCAAGACCCGCCCTCTGCAAAATGCGCTGGCGGATCATGGCGGCTGGATCACCGGACGCAAGCGCTACCAGTCGGGCCAGCGTGCCCAGCTTGAGTTTTTCGAGGTCGAGGAAGCCCCCACAGGGGCACGGATCAAGGTCAACCCGCTGGCCCGCTGGACCCCGGAAGACGTGCGCGAATACATGACCGAAAACCGCCTGCCCCGTCACCCGCTGGTGGCGCAAGGCTATCCGTCCATTGGCTGTGCGCCGTGCACATCGCCCGTGGCCGAAGGCGAAGACCCCCGCGCCGGACGGTGGCGGAATTCACAAAAGGACGAATGCGGCATTCACTTTGTCGATGGCAAAATGGTTCGCACAGGAGCACAACAATGA
- a CDS encoding ferredoxin--NADP reductase produces the protein MTEQTPVNQAAAVKAPALPDAQTVTSVTHWTDRLFSFRVTRPASLRFRSGEFVMIGLMGDPHPETGKQKPLLRAYSIASPAWDDELEFYSIKVPDGPLTSKLQHIQVGDEIILRPKPVGTLVHDALLPGKRLWFFSTGTGFAPFASLLREPDTYEKYDEVIITHTCRDVAELTYGAKLIEDLKADELMQELIGTENLAKIRYYPTTTREESPKMGRITTLLEDGTVFADLGVPVISPETDRAMVCGSLAFNKDIQALMEGFGLKEGANSEPGHYVIEKAFVGDGV, from the coding sequence ATGACCGAGCAAACACCCGTGAACCAAGCTGCCGCCGTCAAGGCCCCCGCCTTGCCCGATGCCCAGACCGTCACATCGGTGACCCACTGGACAGACCGTCTGTTTTCCTTCCGCGTCACGCGCCCCGCGTCGCTGCGGTTCCGGTCGGGTGAATTTGTGATGATCGGCCTGATGGGCGATCCGCACCCCGAAACCGGCAAGCAAAAACCGCTTCTGCGCGCCTATTCCATCGCCTCGCCCGCGTGGGATGACGAGCTGGAATTCTATTCGATCAAGGTGCCGGACGGCCCGTTGACGTCGAAACTGCAACACATCCAGGTGGGCGACGAGATCATCCTGCGCCCCAAGCCTGTCGGAACGCTGGTGCATGATGCGCTGCTGCCCGGCAAACGCCTGTGGTTTTTCTCGACCGGCACCGGATTCGCGCCCTTTGCGTCGCTGCTGCGCGAGCCCGACACATATGAGAAATACGACGAGGTCATCATCACCCACACCTGCCGCGATGTGGCCGAACTGACCTATGGCGCCAAGCTGATCGAGGACCTGAAAGCCGACGAGCTGATGCAAGAGCTGATCGGCACCGAGAATCTGGCCAAGATCCGTTATTATCCCACCACCACACGCGAAGAGAGCCCCAAGATGGGCCGCATCACCACGCTGCTGGAAGACGGCACAGTCTTTGCCGATCTGGGCGTGCCCGTGATCTCGCCCGAGACCGACCGCGCGATGGTCTGCGGCTCGCTGGCGTTCAACAAGGATATCCAGGCGCTGATGGAAGGCTTTGGCCTGAAAGAAGGCGCCAACAGCGAACCCGGCCACTATGTGATCGAAAAAGCCTTTGTGGGCGACGGGGTCTGA
- a CDS encoding DUF2849 domain-containing protein: protein MPKPFTPKVVTANHLLVGDVIYQTRDGWSRQLADAEVLTDEAHADLRLIEAAQQTGAVVGAYLADVDTANGAPAPAHFREDFRAKGPSNYAHGKQTELN, encoded by the coding sequence ATGCCCAAACCGTTTACGCCCAAAGTCGTCACCGCCAACCACCTGCTGGTGGGCGATGTGATCTATCAAACCCGCGACGGCTGGAGCCGCCAACTGGCCGACGCCGAAGTGCTGACAGACGAAGCCCACGCAGACCTGCGCCTGATCGAGGCCGCCCAGCAGACGGGCGCGGTTGTGGGCGCCTATCTGGCTGATGTAGACACCGCCAACGGTGCGCCCGCCCCGGCCCACTTTCGCGAAGATTTCCGCGCCAAAGGCCCATCGAACTATGCCCACGGCAAGCAAACGGAGCTGAACTGA
- the infC gene encoding translation initiation factor IF-3 yields the protein MARRPHNAPPQRDTGPRINEKIRSNEIRLIGAEGENVGVVTPARAMAMAEEAGLDLVEISPNAVPPVCKIMDFGKFKYEQQKRESEARKKQKIIEIKEVKFRPNTDTNDYQVKMRNVFKFLENGDKVKITLRFRGREMAHQNLGRELLERVAEDTKEVGKIENFPKMEGRQMVMLIGPVASKG from the coding sequence ATCGCTCGCAGACCACATAACGCGCCGCCCCAACGTGACACCGGCCCGCGCATCAACGAAAAAATCCGTTCAAACGAAATCCGCCTGATCGGCGCCGAAGGCGAAAACGTCGGTGTCGTGACACCGGCGCGCGCGATGGCCATGGCCGAAGAGGCCGGTCTGGATCTGGTCGAGATTTCGCCCAATGCCGTCCCGCCCGTGTGCAAGATCATGGATTTCGGCAAGTTCAAATATGAACAGCAGAAACGCGAGAGCGAAGCCCGCAAGAAACAAAAGATCATCGAGATCAAAGAGGTCAAGTTCCGCCCCAACACGGACACCAACGACTATCAGGTCAAGATGCGCAACGTGTTCAAATTTCTGGAAAACGGCGACAAGGTGAAGATCACCCTGCGCTTTCGTGGCCGCGAGATGGCACACCAGAACCTGGGCCGTGAATTGCTGGAACGTGTCGCCGAAGACACCAAAGAGGTCGGCAAGATCGAGAACTTTCCCAAGATGGAAGGCCGCCAGATGGTCATGCTGATCGGACCGGTCGCTTCAAAGGGCTAA
- a CDS encoding nitrite/sulfite reductase — protein sequence MYTYTDFDAAFVAERNRQFRAQVERRIDGSLTEDEFKPLRLMNGLYLQLHAYMLRVAIPYGTLSSRQMDQLAYLAETWDKGYGHFTTRQNIQYNWPELRDVPDMLDALGEVQMHAIQTSGNTIRNVTADHFAGAAADEVADPRPVAELVRQWSTDHPEFQSMPRKFKVAVTGAENDRAVIRAHDIGLRIVERDGVIGYEVLVGGGLGRTPMIGKVIHDFLPEEDLLPYLESVVSVWNQIGRRDNKYKARIKITVHEVGLEEIRRLVEERFALVKPLFTGVDQDHFASIKAQFEAPDFVQKSVAPFNQACNDDPVFRAWADTNLTAHRAEGYSIVSISLKAHGATPGDATAEQMRVMADLARQYGHDELRISHEQNVILPHVHRADLPAIHAKLKEHGLATANINLISDIIACPGMDYCALATARSIPIAQEIATRFDDLKLEHDIGELKIKISGCINACGHHHVGHIGILGLDRAGVENYQITLGGDHTQTAAIGERAGPGFSADAIVPAIERLVDAYLEHRTEKSETFLQTYRRLGMAPFKAALYPESKAVAAE from the coding sequence ATGTATACCTATACCGATTTCGACGCCGCCTTCGTCGCCGAGCGCAACCGCCAGTTCCGCGCGCAGGTTGAACGCCGTATCGACGGCAGCCTGACCGAGGATGAATTCAAGCCGCTGCGCCTGATGAACGGGCTGTACCTGCAATTGCACGCCTATATGCTGCGCGTCGCGATCCCCTATGGCACGCTCAGCAGCCGCCAGATGGACCAGCTCGCCTATCTGGCCGAGACCTGGGACAAGGGCTATGGCCACTTCACCACGCGCCAGAACATCCAGTACAACTGGCCCGAACTGCGCGACGTGCCGGATATGCTGGACGCCTTGGGCGAGGTGCAGATGCACGCGATCCAGACCTCGGGCAACACCATCCGCAACGTGACCGCCGACCACTTTGCCGGTGCCGCCGCCGACGAGGTTGCCGACCCGCGTCCCGTGGCCGAGCTGGTGCGCCAGTGGTCCACCGACCACCCCGAATTCCAGTCGATGCCGCGCAAGTTCAAGGTTGCCGTGACCGGTGCCGAAAACGACCGCGCCGTGATCCGCGCCCATGACATCGGCCTGCGCATTGTCGAGCGTGACGGCGTGATCGGCTACGAAGTTCTGGTCGGCGGCGGTCTGGGCCGCACGCCGATGATCGGCAAGGTGATCCACGACTTCCTGCCCGAAGAAGACCTGCTGCCCTATCTGGAAAGCGTCGTCAGCGTCTGGAACCAGATCGGCCGCCGCGACAACAAGTACAAGGCGCGCATCAAGATCACCGTGCACGAGGTCGGCCTTGAAGAAATCCGCCGTCTGGTCGAAGAACGTTTCGCGCTGGTCAAACCGCTGTTCACCGGCGTCGATCAGGACCATTTCGCCAGCATCAAGGCCCAGTTCGAAGCCCCTGATTTCGTGCAGAAATCCGTGGCTCCGTTCAATCAGGCCTGTAACGACGATCCAGTGTTCCGCGCCTGGGCCGACACCAACCTGACCGCGCACCGCGCCGAAGGCTATTCCATCGTGTCGATCTCGCTCAAGGCACACGGGGCCACGCCGGGCGATGCCACAGCCGAGCAGATGCGCGTGATGGCCGATCTGGCCCGCCAGTATGGCCATGACGAATTGCGCATCAGCCACGAGCAGAACGTGATCCTGCCGCATGTGCACCGCGCCGACCTGCCCGCGATCCACGCGAAGCTAAAGGAACACGGGCTGGCCACGGCCAACATCAACCTGATTTCGGACATCATCGCCTGCCCCGGCATGGACTATTGCGCGCTGGCCACGGCCCGCTCGATCCCGATCGCACAGGAAATCGCCACCCGCTTTGACGACCTCAAGCTGGAACACGACATCGGCGAGCTGAAGATCAAGATCTCGGGCTGCATCAACGCCTGTGGCCACCACCATGTCGGTCACATCGGCATTCTGGGTCTGGACCGTGCGGGCGTTGAAAACTACCAGATCACGCTGGGCGGCGATCACACACAAACCGCCGCCATTGGCGAGCGCGCAGGCCCCGGTTTCTCTGCCGATGCCATCGTGCCGGCCATCGAACGTCTGGTCGACGCCTATCTGGAACATCGCACGGAGAAATCCGAGACATTCCTGCAAACCTATCGCCGCCTTGGCATGGCACCCTTCAAGGCCGCCCTCTACCCTGAATCCAAAGCCGTCGCGGCCGAGTAA
- a CDS encoding DUF934 domain-containing protein — MSIIVTDTGFGPDTWEQGYTAFGEVTNDVTALDVASDVNPADIPLSSSLKMVRVDFPSSHDGRGFTIARLLRLRGYTGRLRARGHVIADQYAMARRCGFDEVEISQTLAARQPEDQWLFRADWQAHNYQARLRGQTNAAI, encoded by the coding sequence ATGAGCATTATCGTGACCGACACGGGCTTTGGCCCCGACACCTGGGAACAGGGCTATACCGCATTTGGCGAGGTCACGAATGACGTGACCGCGCTGGACGTGGCCAGCGACGTCAACCCCGCCGACATTCCCCTGTCGTCCAGCCTGAAAATGGTGCGCGTCGATTTTCCGTCCTCGCACGACGGACGCGGGTTCACCATCGCGCGGTTGCTGCGTCTGCGCGGCTATACGGGCCGTCTGCGCGCCCGTGGCCATGTGATCGCCGACCAATACGCAATGGCGCGCCGCTGTGGCTTTGACGAGGTCGAAATCAGCCAGACGCTGGCCGCCCGCCAGCCCGAAGACCAATGGCTGTTCCGCGCCGACTGGCAGGCCCACAACTATCAGGCCCGCCTGCGCGGCCAGACCAACGCGGCCATCTGA